A region of the Arachis hypogaea cultivar Tifrunner chromosome 15, arahy.Tifrunner.gnm2.J5K5, whole genome shotgun sequence genome:
TGTTCTTGGTGATATTATCAGGAAGAGCGATTCATCGACTAATATTGGGAATGCCGTTCTGTATGAGTGCATTTGTTGTGTGGCTTCCATACACCCCAATCCCAAGTTGTTAGAATCCGCTGCAGATGTTATTGCAAAGTTCTTGAAGGTTTGTAATtgttttttggttaaatttgttTTTGCATTTTGTGTTATGCTGTACTGGTTAGATTTTGGATGTTCTGTGTTACCTGAGTGTTGCTGTTGTGTGGGCAGAGTGACAGTCATAATCTCAAGTACATGGGCATTGATGCCCTTGGTCGGTTGATAAAGTTGAGTCCGCAGATAGCAGAACAACACCAACTAGCTGTGATTGACTGCTTAGAGGTGAGGATATTCCTAATAAATTCCTAAAGATGTAATGTGACTCTGTTTTTATTATTCAATAAGATGTTGAAATAATTTAGCTCTGGTCTCTCAGAGTCTCAGATCATAATCTGTTTGTATGTCTACAATTCTTAATGTGCAGTCTGGGGCAGGAGCTGAGATGTATAAACAGTAGGCATTCGAATTTCGAAATCATAATATGTAGTTGTTGAACCTGTTTGGATGATTGCCTGTTTGCTTTGAACTTGCAACATTAAGCAAACAATGAAGTAAATTATGTATTGTCTGAAGAATCTTGAAAATAAATGATGTCAGTATAGTATTGGACCAGGTTTTGACATCATTGGTGGTGTATGTGAAGGATTTGCCCACAAATTCTGGATAGAGAATTAGTAATTGATTTCAGTTCCTCTTTGAAATAATTTAAAGTGATAGCATAATTGCACCATTAACCTTGAGCATATTCCTTAAACAAAACCACATCCACTGTTTTTCACATTTTCATGTCTATGGCCAGTGCACAATTTCTCATGTTCATGCTCAATTTGGAGTTTGGATTACAATTTGATGTGTATTACAGGACCCTGATGATACTCTGAAGCGAAAGACTTTTGAATTGCTATATAAAATGACCAAGTCCTCCAATGTCGAAGTGATCGTTGACCGCATGGTTGACTACATGATCAGCATAAGTGATGACCATTATAAAACCTATATAGCATCTCGTTGTGTGGAACTTGCTGAGCAATTTGCTCCAAGTAATCATTGGTTTATACAGGTATATCAAAACGTTGCTTTCATATTATTGATTATGCaactttttttgtttaaaatgtaAACTTTAACAATAATTCTATGATAGTCGATAACATGTGGTATCTTGATTTTGTAGACCATGAATAAAGTTTTTGAGCATGCCGGAGATCTTGTGAACATTAAGGTGGCACATAATCTAATGAGGTTGATTGCTGAAGGGTTTGGAGAGGATGATGATGCTACAGATAGCCAGTTGAGATCATCTGCTGTATGTTTATTGTTGTAGTTGCACAGTTAATTCAGTAAGTCCATCACGAAATTGTGGGATGTGCATATTACTGAATGAAATCTGTTTTGTGTAGGTTGAATCATATTTGCGCATTATTGGAGAGCCAAAGCTTCCATCCATGTTTCTTCAGGTACTTCCTCTCCCACTTATGTTGAGTTTTCCCTTTTTTGTAGCCTGCCAACCTGTTTGTTGAATGATGTTAATCCCTGATTGCAGGTCATCTGTTGGGTTCTGGGTGAGTACGGCACAGCTGATGGAAAACATTCTGCTTCATATATCAGTGGAAAGTTATGTGACATTGCAGAAGCATATTCAAATGATGAAACTGTTAAGGTATTTACTAAAATTCAGCTTTTTGCTAATAAGGCAGGAAAATTCAAAGTATTTTTTACTCGGTTTTGATACTGGATCTGGATGACTAGTTTCTTtccattttatggtttatttatttattgacatCAATATCATTCTTGCATGCTATCAATTTGAAATTAGGAATAACAGGGGAAATTATAGTGAAGCATCCTGTTTTATcaggaaattaataaataaataaaagcatcCTATTTTCTGTTGTGAAATTAGTCAAATTATATTACCTTCATTAGTATTTTCTCCTTTCTTTGCCCTACTTACTGTCTTGAATCATATCTCGATGTGCTCTATTCCAACTATGATCATCAAGAATCCCGTACTATAGTTTACTTCTGTAAGAGCTTAAATGCTTGTTTGTAACTTAGGGTTAGTACTTTATATTAATGAGTAGGATGTCAgtataattagttagaactacaTGCACAGACAGGCATTATGTTTTGTGCATTTTGATTGTATGAGTTGGTGAGAATACAACAATTTTCCCTTGGATATGCTCACCTATATGGACaatcattttattaaatatatgctAGCTGTttcattgttaatttgttatgttGAGTTCATGGATAAGATGGGATGTTTTAGCACTGTTCACAGCTGTTTGGCATCTATTATGACTGGCCCTTCACATGTTTACATGTCATGGAACTCCAGGATTAATTTATTTGATGATGATGTTTTCTGCATAAAATTTGGTATATCATACAACTTCCTTTATCTTGTTCCTTCTATTGGATCCATCTTATGCTTTTCTCTAATATACATCAGTGTATTAAAACTGCTTGCAGACGTTTGAATTGGGACTAATTTATTGCTTTTGTGAAGGCATATGCAATTTCAGCATTAATGAAAATTTATGCTTTTGAAGTAGCAGCTGGGAGGAAAGTGGATATGCTACCTGAGGTATGTGTGGAAAGACTCGAAAAGTTATGATGTATACTTGATTTTTCTTTGAATTACCTGGAATTTTTCTCTTCATCTATGTATATTTATGAATTTGTGAGCATGTTCGCTTTGATGAATTATATAGTCCACAAGATAATCAAGCTCAAACTATTGactctgactaaagatacttgtTTTTCACTATACTATAATTGACAGATTTCTTTCAAAATGTCTTCAAAATCCTGTTTGTGACTAGTACAGGTTGATGCTGAAATTTTGCTAATACATGATGGCAAGCTTAACGTTCTCCTGTCTACTTGCAGTGTCAATCTTTTATTGAAGAATTATTAGCATCTCACTCAACAGATTTGCAGCAACGTGCTTATGAATTGCAAGCCGTTGTTGGTTTGGATGCACAAGCTGTTCAAGCAATATTGCCACGAGACACAAGATGTGAAGAAATTGAGGTTATTTCTTATTATATAATCTTCTATATCAGTTTAAGATAATATTTTGTGTGTTTTCATCTACAATGAGCACTGGAAAACTTGGCTATAATGAGTCTAGGATTATGTAAAAGCCACATGATGAacatgtgcttaattgaaaaactCGCCCATATCTTGGAGCATATATGACATATGAGCCAAGCTTGTTTTATTGCAAATGGATTGACATAACTGAATGTATCAGCCAGCTGGTTATAGGAATATACAAAACCAGTTCTGTTTTTGCCTAAGGAAACCTTTGCTATATAAAATGGAAACAAATCTCTAATATTGATCCATTATAAAAACTATGTTGGAAGCATATGCAACACAGCCTGGTCGTCACAAAGTGGTTTTATCACCTTGATATATTGAGATCACATAACAATTTGCATTCCTTATTGTACACATAATCATGAGAGGGTGAGCTTTGATGCACTGTTAAGGCTGCTACTTAATGATTTAGAAGTCACATGCTCAGATCTTGGAAACAGCCTCTCCTCCGACGAGGGGAAATGTGGCATACATCTACCTTCCCCAAATATCATTAGGTGGGAGCCTCTTGCACTGAGCCACCTTTTGTTGTACAGTGTACACATGCTCATCTTTTTGTAAATTGTAACATTGATGTGCTTGAGAGCtatgcatgctttttttttttggtactcCTAGATTATTGACACACTGAATCTTATATGCAGGTTGATAAGGACCTTTCTTTCCTCAATGGTTATGTAGATCAAGCAATAGAAAAGGGTGCTCAGCCTTACATTGCTGAGGATGAGCGTAATGGGATGGGTAATGTGAGCAACCTCAGAAGCCAAGACCAACATGAATCGATACAGCATGGTCTGAGATTTGAGGCATATGAACTTCCAAAGCCTCCAATGCAATCAAAAGTTGATCCAGTTTCATCAACAGATGTTGTTCCAGTACCTGAGGCATTATCTTATAGGGAGACCCATCCCATATCATCAGTGGGATCGACATCAGAGGCTGGGTCATCAGAGCTTAAGCTACGTCTTGATGGTGTTCAGAAGAAGTGGGGTAGGCCAACTTATTCAACTCCAACATCATCTACCACGAATTCTCCTTCCGAAAAACCTGCAAATGGTGCTAGCCATGTGGATAGTGCAACAGCTTCCTATTCAAAGTCACGTGATAGTCAGAATACAAAAAAGACAGAGATTGATCCAGAAAAGCAGAAGCTTGCTGCTTCATTGTTTGGTGGATCATCACAACCTGAGAGAAGATCATCCACTGGTCATAAGGCTTCAAGATCTAGTGGTGGTGCTGCAGATGGATCTCGCGGATCTAAAGCTGTGGAGAAAACGATTCAACAACCACCGCCTCCAGATTTGCTCGACTTCAGTGATGAACCAACTGTTACTAGTGCCCTTCCTTCCGTTGATCCCTTCAAGCAATTGGAAGGACTTCTTGACTCAAGCATGAGTTCTACAACAAACCATAATGCAGGTACTGCCACTATTGCACCTGATATTATGTCACTCTATGGAGACAGTACTGCAAGTCAGGATAGTTTAGATATTTTTCATGGGTTGTCGACTGAACCTACTGGGGCTACTAGTGGAGAAACAACTGTGACAACTTTGCCGCAATCTGTGAAGGGTCCAAACGCTAAAGATGCCTTGGAGAAGGATGCATTAGTGAGGCAGATGGGGGTGAACCCTACTAGTCAAAATCCCAACTTGTTCAGGGACTTGCTTGGCTAATCTGATTACAGAGCTAATTCTAATTGTGAATCATTATGCTTGAGGATAGTTTATGTCCTAAAATGATGGCAGAACCAGGTAAAGACTTTGTACCCAGAAGACTAGCATTTGTGGTAATCAAATGCAGGAGGATCGACTTGCCGCATCCTGGTTTTGGGCCACTGAGAACTTGGAGGAAGGGTAATGTTGTGCACGATcatttcattgttcttcaccacaaaGTTGGGGGTcatctttgttttgaaaaatctGTACTTTGTTAAGAAATATTTTTGTGCATTTTTCTATGTCCATATAATGGATTTCCAACAATGAGAAGCTTGATACTGCGGTCAATAATATCAGTTTGATGTGTATGAATGGCACTTGAAAGTGATACGAGGATAGGTTCgtgtattcctttttttttttttccttttttaaaccCCCATGTACCCATCACCCCAtttttatccctttttttttCGCCTTACAAGTGTTTCTTTCTGTCTTCCTTTCTTCCCCCCTCCTGAGGTTTCGTTGAGTCCTGTTTATCCGATCCAGTTgcaaggattttttttttcacctTCTTAGCTAGTCTCAATTATGATGtggtatttttgtcatttttttcatgacaaaaaaaaagagtTGGTTTTTCATTTTATAGAAGGTAACATTAGCTTGCTTTTATAATGTATAGTCCGTTCAGATGATTGCAAGATAGATCTGAATGATACATACAAAGAATTTTACACATTCATCTAGTTATATTCATACGTTTAGATGACTTTTGAAGTagtagatttgaaaattaattactttCGGTAACATACATGATATGTAAAACTCCTTTATATTGTTAatgcttaaaaattaaaatttaaaaaaaaaatatgaaaaggataaaattcaaattaaattatcaccattctctttatatatagatataaataataaaatatttctctTTCTATCAAGCAAATATGTAATATTTTCAATATTTGATTGTAAAGTTAATACTTTACaatatttatgataaaaaaattaattgaaataattgTATGTAAGACTaagactaaattaaataaaaatagaatcaaataattattttttttatctcaatCAACTTTTAAAGAAAAACATTATTTAGTTATCCACATACATCACATTGTTTACAAAGGGAAATATCCatcaatcaatcaatccttgCTAGAATAGAACTCCAAATTGAAACGAAGAATTCTAACACCTTTTCATATGATAGCTGTTGCGAAGACCCTGATCAAAGGAATATTTCTTTCTGAATAGGATATCATTCTTAGGGTTAGACAATAATACATATATATCACTTTCAGTGGTTTAAAATGGCAGTGATGAAAAGCAAAGTAGCTCTTGTCATTCTCAGCTAGTGTTCACATTCTTTAACCGCTCCACAGTGTGCATGAATCATCATATGGTGGATTCCATATTCAACAATCAGTAATCACATATTCttttttctaatat
Encoded here:
- the LOC112747582 gene encoding AP-4 complex subunit epsilon-like, yielding MEQLKTIGRELAMGSQGGFGQSKEFLDLVKSIGEARSKAEEDRIVLREIETLKRRLLEPDIPKRKMKEYIIRLLYVEMLGHDASFGYIHAVKMTHDDALPLKRTGYLAVTLFLSDDHDLIILIVNTIQKDLRSDNYLVVCAALNAVCKLINDETIPAVLPQVVELLGHSKEAVRKKAVMALHRFYQKSPGAVSHLVSNFRKRLCDNDPGVMGASLCPLFDLVTIDAKSYKDLVSSFVSILKQVAERRLPKSYDYHQMPAPFIQVKLLKILALLGSGDKQASESMYTVLGDIIRKSDSSTNIGNAVLYECICCVASIHPNPKLLESAADVIAKFLKSDSHNLKYMGIDALGRLIKLSPQIAEQHQLAVIDCLEDPDDTLKRKTFELLYKMTKSSNVEVIVDRMVDYMISISDDHYKTYIASRCVELAEQFAPSNHWFIQTMNKVFEHAGDLVNIKVAHNLMRLIAEGFGEDDDATDSQLRSSAVESYLRIIGEPKLPSMFLQVICWVLGEYGTADGKHSASYISGKLCDIAEAYSNDETVKAYAISALMKIYAFEVAAGRKVDMLPECQSFIEELLASHSTDLQQRAYELQAVVGLDAQAVQAILPRDTRCEEIEVDKDLSFLNGYVDQAIEKGAQPYIAEDERNGMGNVSNLRSQDQHESIQHGLRFEAYELPKPPMQSKVDPVSSTDVVPVPEALSYRETHPISSVGSTSEAGSSELKLRLDGVQKKWGRPTYSTPTSSTTNSPSEKPANGASHVDSATASYSKSRDSQNTKKTEIDPEKQKLAASLFGGSSQPERRSSTGHKASRSSGGAADGSRGSKAVEKTIQQPPPPDLLDFSDEPTVTSALPSVDPFKQLEGLLDSSMSSTTNHNAGTATIAPDIMSLYGDSTASQDSLDIFHGLSTEPTGATSGETTVTTLPQSVKGPNAKDALEKDALVRQMGVNPTSQNPNLFRDLLG